A genomic segment from Deinococcus sp. YIM 77859 encodes:
- the rpsJ gene encoding 30S ribosomal protein S10, which translates to MVAPKIRIKLRGFDHKALDQSASKIVDTVRRTGADVSGPVPLPTRVRRFTVLRSPFKYKDSREHFEIRTHNRLVDIMNPTKKTIDSLMTLDLPTGVDIEIKTVGGRA; encoded by the coding sequence ATGGTTGCCCCGAAGATTCGGATTAAACTGCGTGGCTTTGACCACAAGGCGCTGGACCAGTCCGCGAGCAAGATCGTGGATACGGTCCGCCGCACCGGGGCGGACGTGAGTGGCCCCGTGCCGCTTCCCACCCGCGTTCGCCGCTTTACTGTGCTGCGCAGCCCCTTTAAGTACAAAGACAGCCGCGAGCACTTCGAGATTCGTACCCATAACCGTCTGGTGGATATCATGAACCCCACCAAAAAGACGATCGACAGCCTGATGACTCTCGACCTGCCCACCGGCGTGGACATCGAGATCAAGACCGTTGGGGGCCGGGCATGA
- the rplC gene encoding 50S ribosomal protein L3, translated as MKGILGTKIGMTQIWKGDRAIPVTVVLAGPCPVVQRKTAQTDGYEAVQLGFAPKSEKRVSRPQLGHFRKAGVAPVRFLREFRGFAPEGDTVSVDIFAEGDKIDATGTSKGKGTQGVMKRWNFAGGPASHGSKKWHRRPGSIGQRKTPGRVYKGKRMAGHMGMERVTVQNLEVVEVRAEENLILVKGAIPGANGGLVVLRQAAKGGK; from the coding sequence ATGAAGGGCATCCTCGGCACCAAGATCGGCATGACCCAGATCTGGAAGGGCGACCGTGCCATTCCAGTGACGGTGGTGCTGGCCGGTCCCTGCCCCGTCGTGCAGCGCAAGACCGCTCAGACGGACGGCTACGAGGCTGTGCAGCTCGGCTTCGCGCCCAAGAGCGAGAAGCGCGTGAGCCGGCCCCAGCTGGGCCACTTCCGTAAGGCTGGAGTTGCGCCTGTGCGTTTCCTGCGGGAGTTCCGCGGCTTTGCTCCGGAAGGGGACACCGTGAGCGTGGACATTTTCGCCGAGGGCGACAAAATCGACGCGACCGGTACCTCCAAGGGGAAGGGTACCCAGGGCGTGATGAAGCGCTGGAACTTCGCCGGTGGTCCGGCCAGCCACGGTTCCAAGAAGTGGCACCGCCGCCCCGGCTCGATCGGTCAGCGCAAGACGCCCGGGCGCGTGTACAAGGGGAAGCGCATGGCGGGCCACATGGGCATGGAGCGCGTCACTGTGCAGAATCTCGAAGTGGTCGAGGTACGTGCCGAAGAGAACCTCATCCTGGTCAAGGGTGCGATTCCCGGCGCGAATGGTGGCCTCGTCGTGCTGCGCCAGGCTGCCAAGGGAGGCAAGTGA
- the rplD gene encoding 50S ribosomal protein L4 yields MAQINVIGKNGGRSIELDLPEVNPHVLHEVVTWQLAGRRRGTASTKTRGEVSRSGKKMYSQKGTGNARHGDRSVPTFVGGGVAFGPKPRSYSYALPRKVRQLGLAMALADRQQQGKLLAVDGFDLDGKTKSFVAWAQQNGLDGSERVLIVTDDELTRRAARNVPWATVLPVAGLNTYDILRHERLVIDAVALEPAKHEVVAEGVQQ; encoded by the coding sequence ATGGCGCAGATCAACGTCATCGGCAAGAACGGCGGCCGCTCCATCGAGCTGGACCTGCCGGAAGTGAACCCGCACGTGCTGCACGAGGTGGTGACCTGGCAGCTCGCGGGCCGCCGCCGCGGCACCGCCAGCACCAAGACCCGTGGCGAGGTCAGCCGCAGCGGCAAGAAAATGTACAGCCAGAAGGGGACCGGCAACGCCCGTCACGGCGACCGCAGCGTTCCGACCTTTGTGGGTGGTGGCGTGGCCTTTGGTCCCAAGCCCCGTTCCTACAGCTATGCCCTGCCCCGCAAGGTGCGTCAGCTGGGTCTGGCGATGGCGCTGGCTGACCGGCAGCAGCAGGGCAAGCTGCTTGCTGTGGACGGCTTTGACCTCGACGGCAAGACCAAGAGCTTTGTGGCCTGGGCACAACAGAACGGCCTGGACGGCAGCGAGCGCGTGCTGATCGTGACGGACGACGAACTCACCCGCCGCGCGGCGCGTAACGTTCCCTGGGCCACGGTGCTGCCCGTTGCGGGCCTGAACACCTACGACATCCTGCGCCACGAGCGCCTGGTGATCGATGCGGTGGCTCTTGAGCCCGCGAAACATGAGGTTGTTGCCGAAGGGGTGCAGCAGTGA
- a CDS encoding 50S ribosomal protein L23: MSHYDIIKQPVISEKAYAGMERGVYSFWVDPKATKTQIKAAIQNVFGVTVVGISTMNVPGKRKRVGKFVGQRPDRKKAIVRLAEGQTIQALEGQA, translated from the coding sequence GTGAGCCACTACGACATCATCAAGCAGCCCGTGATCAGTGAAAAGGCGTACGCGGGGATGGAGCGCGGTGTCTACTCGTTCTGGGTGGACCCCAAAGCCACCAAGACCCAGATCAAGGCTGCCATTCAGAACGTCTTCGGTGTGACCGTCGTGGGCATCAGCACCATGAACGTGCCCGGCAAGCGCAAGCGTGTGGGTAAGTTCGTCGGTCAGCGCCCGGACCGCAAGAAGGCCATCGTGCGCCTCGCCGAAGGCCAAACCATCCAGGCCCTTGAGGGCCAGGCCTAA
- the rplB gene encoding 50S ribosomal protein L2: MAVKKYRPYTPSRRQMTTADFSGLTKKRPEKSLTEALPKTGGRNNHGRVTSRFIGGGHKRLYRIIDFKRRDKAGVTAKVAAIEYDPNRSARIALLHYADGAKRYILAPEGLAVGQTVNAGPEAEPRLGNALPLRFVPVGAVVHAVELVPGKGAQLARSAGTAIQVQGKEGDYVILRLPSGELRRIHSECYATIGTVGNAEHKNIVIGKAGRSRWLGRKPHVRGSAMNPVDHPHGGGEGRTGEGRQPVSPWGQLAKGLKTRKKRKISDRFIITRRGGK, encoded by the coding sequence ATGGCCGTCAAGAAATACCGTCCCTATACCCCGTCGCGTCGCCAGATGACGACGGCGGACTTCAGCGGGCTGACCAAGAAGCGCCCCGAGAAGTCCCTGACCGAGGCCCTTCCCAAGACCGGTGGCCGCAACAATCACGGCCGCGTCACCAGCCGCTTTATCGGCGGTGGCCACAAGCGCCTCTACCGCATCATCGATTTCAAGCGCCGGGACAAGGCGGGCGTGACCGCCAAGGTTGCTGCGATCGAGTACGATCCCAACCGCAGTGCTCGCATTGCCCTTCTGCACTACGCCGACGGCGCCAAGCGCTACATCCTGGCTCCCGAGGGCCTCGCCGTGGGGCAGACGGTCAACGCTGGTCCCGAGGCTGAGCCCCGGCTGGGCAACGCGCTGCCCCTGCGCTTTGTGCCTGTTGGTGCGGTCGTGCACGCGGTGGAACTGGTGCCGGGAAAGGGCGCGCAGCTGGCTCGCAGCGCCGGGACCGCCATTCAGGTGCAGGGTAAGGAAGGCGACTACGTCATTCTGCGCCTGCCCAGCGGTGAACTGCGGCGTATCCACAGCGAGTGCTACGCGACCATCGGGACTGTGGGCAATGCCGAACACAAGAACATCGTGATCGGAAAGGCCGGGCGCAGCCGCTGGCTGGGGCGTAAGCCGCATGTGCGCGGCAGTGCGATGAACCCGGTGGACCACCCCCACGGTGGTGGTGAAGGCCGCACCGGTGAGGGCCGTCAGCCGGTGAGCCCGTGGGGTCAGCTGGCCAAAGGCCTCAAGACCCGCAAGAAGCGCAAGATTTCCGACCGGTTCATCATCACCCGCCGCGGCGGGAAGTAA
- the rpsS gene encoding 30S ribosomal protein S19 → MPRSLKKGPFVDDHLLEKVDAQNERREKRVIKTWSRRSTIVPEMIGHTIAVHNGKQHVPVFINEQMIGHKLGEFSPTRTYRGHGADKNAKGSKKK, encoded by the coding sequence ATGCCCCGTAGCCTGAAGAAAGGGCCGTTCGTGGATGACCACCTCCTGGAGAAGGTGGACGCCCAGAACGAGCGCCGTGAAAAGCGCGTGATCAAGACCTGGAGCCGCCGCTCCACCATCGTGCCCGAGATGATCGGTCACACCATTGCGGTCCACAACGGCAAGCAGCACGTGCCGGTCTTTATCAATGAGCAGATGATCGGCCATAAGCTCGGCGAGTTCAGCCCCACCCGCACCTACCGCGGGCACGGCGCGGACAAGAACGCCAAGGGGAGCAAGAAGAAATGA
- the rplV gene encoding 50S ribosomal protein L22 encodes MTAPEANNAVAFRNKKQRKQQVKLRRPGYAVAKYVRMSPRKVRLVIDVIRGKSVAEAEDLLRFLPRAASEPVAKVLKSAKSNAIHNDEMLEDRLYVQAAYVDAGPTLKRLLPRARGSANIIKKRTSHITIIVGERAATGRGSK; translated from the coding sequence ATGACCGCTCCTGAAGCCAACAACGCGGTGGCCTTCCGCAACAAGAAGCAGCGCAAGCAGCAGGTCAAGCTGCGCCGCCCTGGGTACGCCGTCGCCAAGTACGTGCGCATGAGCCCCCGCAAGGTGCGCCTGGTGATCGACGTGATTCGCGGCAAGAGTGTCGCAGAGGCCGAAGACCTGCTGCGCTTCCTGCCCCGCGCGGCCAGCGAGCCGGTGGCCAAGGTCTTGAAGAGCGCCAAGAGCAACGCGATTCACAACGACGAGATGCTCGAAGACCGGCTCTACGTGCAGGCCGCCTACGTGGACGCGGGCCCGACCCTCAAGCGCCTCCTGCCCCGTGCCCGCGGCAGCGCCAACATCATCAAGAAGCGCACCAGCCACATCACGATCATCGTGGGTGAACGTGCCGCGACTGGAAGGGGAAGCAAGTAA
- the rpsC gene encoding 30S ribosomal protein S3, with product MGNKINPNGFRLGVTKGWNSRWYAGKKQYSQLLKEDEKIRKLVERKLAAAGIARVEIERAGQQVNVIISAAKPGIVIGKGGESIKELRQDIEKLVSAGTVAVNVAEIPNPNISAPLVALRIAEQIERRFAFRRAMKQAAQRVMESGARGVRIILSGRLGGAEQARTEKVLEGRVPLHTLRADIDYGTARAETTYGSLGIKVMVFNGEVIGGKTETLARPPRRNDERRREDGDRPNRRRPTARRRPGGE from the coding sequence ATGGGCAACAAGATTAACCCCAACGGCTTCCGCCTGGGCGTGACCAAGGGCTGGAACAGCCGCTGGTACGCGGGCAAGAAGCAGTACAGCCAGCTTCTGAAGGAAGACGAAAAGATCCGCAAGCTCGTTGAGCGCAAGCTGGCTGCGGCCGGGATCGCCCGGGTTGAGATCGAGCGCGCCGGGCAGCAGGTCAACGTGATTATCAGCGCGGCCAAGCCTGGCATCGTGATCGGCAAGGGCGGCGAGAGCATCAAGGAACTGCGCCAGGACATCGAGAAGCTGGTGAGTGCCGGCACCGTCGCCGTCAATGTCGCTGAGATCCCCAACCCCAACATCAGTGCGCCTCTGGTAGCCCTGCGCATCGCGGAGCAGATCGAGCGCCGTTTTGCGTTCCGCCGGGCCATGAAGCAGGCAGCGCAGCGCGTGATGGAGTCGGGGGCTCGGGGGGTGCGTATCATCCTGAGCGGCCGTCTGGGTGGGGCCGAGCAGGCCCGTACCGAGAAGGTTCTGGAAGGCCGCGTGCCGCTGCACACCCTGCGGGCCGACATCGACTACGGTACCGCTCGCGCCGAAACGACGTACGGTTCTTTGGGCATCAAGGTGATGGTGTTCAACGGTGAAGTGATTGGCGGCAAGACCGAGACGCTGGCCCGGCCCCCGCGCCGCAACGACGAGCGCCGCCGTGAAGACGGCGACCGCCCCAACCGCCGCCGCCCCACCGCGCGGCGCCGCCCCGGAGGTGAGTGA
- the rplP gene encoding 50S ribosomal protein L16 — protein MLLPKRTKYRKQFRGRMTGDTKGGDYVAFGDYGLVALEPAWIKSNQIEACRIVMSRHFRRGGKIYIRIFPDKPVTKKPAETRMGKGKGAVEYWVSVVKPGRVLFEVSGVTEEQAKEAFRLAGHKLPIQTKMVKREVYDEAQ, from the coding sequence ATGCTTCTTCCGAAGCGCACCAAGTACCGCAAGCAGTTCCGTGGCCGCATGACCGGCGATACCAAGGGCGGGGATTACGTCGCCTTTGGTGACTACGGCCTGGTGGCACTGGAACCCGCCTGGATCAAGAGCAACCAGATCGAGGCGTGCCGTATCGTGATGAGCCGCCACTTCCGCCGCGGCGGCAAGATCTACATTCGCATCTTCCCGGATAAGCCCGTGACCAAGAAGCCCGCCGAAACCCGCATGGGTAAGGGGAAGGGCGCGGTCGAGTACTGGGTGAGTGTGGTGAAGCCTGGCCGTGTCCTCTTTGAGGTGTCGGGCGTGACCGAGGAGCAGGCCAAGGAAGCCTTCCGCCTGGCGGGTCACAAGCTGCCCATCCAGACCAAGATGGTCAAACGCGAGGTGTACGATGAAGCTCAGTGA
- the rpmC gene encoding 50S ribosomal protein L29: protein MKLSDMRALSLADFDREIAARKKELMELRFQAAMGQLAQPHRIKQLKREVAQLNTIRSEQQRAARVSTAQAQTGESL, encoded by the coding sequence ATGAAGCTCAGTGACATGCGGGCGCTGTCCCTGGCCGACTTCGATCGGGAAATCGCGGCCCGCAAAAAGGAGCTGATGGAGCTGCGCTTCCAGGCGGCGATGGGGCAGCTGGCCCAGCCGCACCGCATCAAGCAGCTCAAGCGTGAAGTGGCGCAGCTCAACACCATCCGTAGCGAGCAGCAGCGGGCGGCGCGGGTCAGCACGGCCCAGGCCCAGACCGGAGAGAGCCTATGA
- the rpsQ gene encoding 30S ribosomal protein S17, translating into MKKTFTGVVVSDKADKTVSVKVERRFMHPLYGKVVTRSKKYAAHDEQNEYRIGDRVEIVAVRPISKTKTWKVTRLIERPRGIETTAVETEGGNA; encoded by the coding sequence ATGAAAAAGACCTTTACGGGTGTCGTGGTGAGCGACAAGGCCGACAAGACGGTGAGCGTCAAGGTCGAGCGCCGCTTTATGCACCCCCTGTACGGTAAGGTCGTGACCCGCTCCAAGAAGTACGCGGCGCACGACGAGCAGAACGAGTACCGGATCGGTGACCGCGTTGAGATCGTCGCGGTGCGTCCGATCAGCAAGACGAAGACCTGGAAAGTCACTCGCCTGATCGAGCGCCCGCGCGGCATCGAGACGACGGCGGTGGAGACTGAAGGCGGTAACGCATGA
- the rplN gene encoding 50S ribosomal protein L14, whose product MIMPQTRLDVADNSGARELMCIRVLNSGIGGKGLTTGGGGNKRYAHVGDIIVASVKDAAPRGAVKAGDVVKAVVVRTSHAIKRADGSTIRFDKNAAVIINNQGEPRGTRVFGPVARELRDRRFMKIVSLAPEVL is encoded by the coding sequence ATGATCATGCCCCAGACCCGCCTCGATGTGGCGGACAATAGCGGTGCGCGCGAGCTGATGTGCATTCGCGTGCTCAATAGCGGTATCGGCGGTAAGGGCCTCACCACGGGTGGCGGCGGCAACAAGCGCTACGCCCATGTGGGAGACATCATCGTCGCCAGCGTGAAGGATGCGGCGCCGCGTGGTGCGGTCAAGGCCGGTGACGTGGTCAAGGCCGTGGTGGTGCGTACCAGTCACGCGATCAAGCGGGCCGACGGCAGTACCATTCGCTTTGACAAGAATGCCGCTGTCATCATCAACAACCAGGGTGAGCCGCGCGGCACCCGTGTCTTTGGACCGGTCGCCCGCGAGCTGCGTGATCGCCGCTTTATGAAGATCGTGTCCCTGGCCCCGGAGGTGCTGTAA
- the rplX gene encoding 50S ribosomal protein L24: protein MHVKKGDTVIVLRGKHKGQTGKVLLALPRDAKVVVEGVNLVTKHVKPSAANPQGGIERREAALHASKVALVDPETGKPTRVRKAIVDGKKVRVAVKSGKVID, encoded by the coding sequence CTGCACGTCAAGAAGGGTGACACCGTGATCGTGCTGCGCGGCAAGCACAAGGGTCAGACCGGGAAGGTGCTGCTCGCGCTGCCCCGTGACGCGAAGGTGGTGGTCGAGGGCGTGAACCTCGTCACCAAGCACGTCAAGCCCTCTGCGGCCAACCCGCAGGGCGGCATCGAGCGGCGTGAAGCGGCCCTCCATGCGAGCAAGGTTGCCCTGGTCGACCCCGAGACGGGTAAGCCCACCCGCGTGCGCAAGGCGATCGTGGACGGCAAAAAGGTCCGCGTCGCGGTCAAGAGCGGCAAGGTCATCGACTAA
- the rplE gene encoding 50S ribosomal protein L5 — protein sequence MQTLKAKYNEQVRPQLMQQFGYSSIMAVPRIEKIVINEGLGSSKDDSKAIEKAARELALIALQKPVVTKAKKSISNFKLRQGMPVGVKVTLRGERMYVFLEKLINIGLPRIRDFRGVSPNAFDGRGNYNLGIKEQLIFPEITYDMVDKVRGMDITIVTTAKTDEEARALLQAMGLPFRK from the coding sequence ATGCAGACGCTCAAAGCGAAGTACAACGAGCAGGTCCGGCCCCAGCTGATGCAGCAGTTCGGCTACTCCAGCATCATGGCCGTGCCGCGCATCGAGAAGATCGTGATCAACGAGGGCCTGGGCTCTTCCAAGGATGACAGCAAGGCCATCGAGAAGGCAGCCCGGGAACTTGCCCTGATTGCGCTGCAAAAGCCCGTCGTCACCAAGGCCAAGAAGAGCATCTCCAACTTCAAGCTCAGGCAGGGCATGCCCGTGGGCGTCAAGGTCACGCTGCGCGGTGAGCGCATGTACGTGTTTCTGGAGAAGCTGATCAATATTGGTCTGCCCCGTATCCGCGACTTCCGCGGTGTCAGCCCCAACGCTTTTGATGGCCGCGGCAACTACAACCTCGGCATCAAGGAGCAGCTGATCTTCCCTGAGATCACCTATGATATGGTGGACAAGGTCCGCGGGATGGACATCACCATCGTGACTACCGCGAAAACCGACGAGGAAGCCCGCGCTCTGCTCCAGGCGATGGGTCTCCCGTTCCGCAAGTAA
- a CDS encoding type Z 30S ribosomal protein S14, with protein sequence MANTSKVVKAARGHKFAVQNYNRCSRCGRARGYYRFFGMCRICIRELAHKGELPGVKKASW encoded by the coding sequence ATGGCGAATACCTCTAAAGTTGTAAAGGCGGCGCGCGGTCACAAGTTTGCCGTGCAGAACTACAACCGTTGCAGCCGCTGCGGACGCGCCCGCGGGTACTACCGTTTCTTCGGGATGTGCCGCATCTGCATCCGTGAACTGGCGCACAAGGGCGAACTGCCCGGCGTGAAAAAGGCCAGTTGGTAA
- the rpsH gene encoding 30S ribosomal protein S8, with the protein MLSDPIADMLTRIRNATRAYKESVDIPASKFKEELAKLLVREGYIAGVERVRPEGQKFDVLRLTLKYGQKREQVIKHIERVSRPGRRAYVSAENLPRIQRGLGLAVVSTSKGLLPDREARKQGVGGEVVCVLW; encoded by the coding sequence ATGCTGAGTGATCCCATCGCCGACATGCTCACGCGCATTCGCAATGCGACGCGCGCCTACAAGGAGAGCGTCGACATCCCGGCCTCCAAGTTCAAGGAGGAACTCGCCAAGCTGCTGGTCCGCGAAGGGTACATCGCGGGCGTCGAGCGCGTGCGCCCTGAGGGCCAGAAGTTCGACGTGCTGCGCCTTACCCTCAAGTACGGCCAGAAGCGCGAGCAGGTGATTAAGCACATCGAGCGCGTCAGCCGCCCTGGCCGCCGCGCCTACGTGAGTGCAGAAAACCTCCCCCGCATCCAGCGTGGTCTGGGTCTAGCGGTCGTCTCGACGAGCAAGGGGCTGCTGCCCGACCGCGAAGCCCGCAAGCAGGGTGTTGGCGGCGAAGTCGTTTGCGTCCTCTGGTAA
- the rplF gene encoding 50S ribosomal protein L6 — protein sequence MSRIGRQPIAVPSGVTVNAQNGVFTAKGPKGELTVPYNTALNIVNENGQLLVTRPSDRQEHRALHGLTRTLVANAVKGVSEGYTINLELRGVGYRARLVGKNLELTIGYSHPVVIEPPAGVTFAVPEPTRIDVSGIDKQLVGQVAANVRKVRKPDAYHGKGVRFVGEQIALKAGKAGATGGKGKK from the coding sequence ATGTCCCGTATCGGTAGACAACCCATCGCCGTGCCGAGCGGCGTGACTGTGAATGCCCAGAACGGTGTATTCACGGCCAAGGGGCCCAAGGGTGAACTGACGGTTCCCTACAACACGGCCCTCAACATCGTGAATGAGAATGGCCAGCTGCTGGTGACGCGGCCCAGTGACCGCCAAGAGCACCGGGCCCTGCACGGCCTGACGCGGACGCTTGTCGCCAATGCTGTAAAGGGCGTCAGCGAGGGCTACACCATCAACCTGGAGCTGCGTGGGGTCGGTTACCGCGCTCGCCTTGTTGGCAAGAACCTTGAATTGACCATCGGCTACAGCCATCCAGTGGTCATTGAGCCGCCGGCCGGTGTGACCTTTGCTGTGCCCGAGCCCACCCGGATCGACGTGTCGGGCATCGACAAGCAGCTTGTGGGCCAGGTGGCTGCGAATGTCCGCAAGGTCCGCAAGCCTGACGCCTACCACGGCAAAGGCGTGCGCTTTGTTGGCGAACAGATCGCCCTCAAGGCCGGTAAGGCCGGCGCCACGGGCGGGAAAGGGAAGAAGTAA
- the rplR gene encoding 50S ribosomal protein L18, with the protein MASQTAIRRKLRARRKVREAAGERPRLSVFRSSKHIYAQIIDDRSGTTLVAASSSAVKTGTKTDTAAAVGRALAEAAAAKGVKQVVFDRGQYKYHGRVKALAEAAREGGLDF; encoded by the coding sequence ATGGCCAGTCAGACCGCCATTCGGCGCAAGCTGCGCGCTCGCCGCAAGGTGCGCGAGGCCGCCGGGGAGCGCCCCCGCCTCAGCGTGTTCCGTTCCAGCAAGCATATCTATGCCCAGATTATTGACGACCGCTCCGGCACCACGCTGGTGGCGGCCAGCAGCAGCGCCGTCAAGACGGGCACCAAGACCGACACCGCTGCTGCGGTTGGCCGTGCGCTCGCTGAAGCCGCCGCCGCCAAGGGTGTCAAGCAGGTCGTATTCGACCGCGGCCAGTACAAGTACCACGGCCGCGTAAAGGCGCTCGCAGAGGCGGCGCGGGAGGGTGGCCTTGACTTTTAA
- the rpsE gene encoding 30S ribosomal protein S5: protein MTFNRRNDRERETSEFEEKMLFVNRTSKTYQGGRRFRFAALVILGDRNGRVGMGIGKAKEVPVAIEKAKAIARKNMITVPVENGTIPHDVVGENSTSRVLLKPAGPGTGVIAGTVPRSIAELAGITNMLSKELGSRNKVNVAYAVFDGLKNLRTAKQVRAIRGTDPRVGEPVAEVGGAL, encoded by the coding sequence TTGACTTTTAACCGTCGGAATGACCGCGAGCGGGAAACCAGCGAATTCGAAGAGAAGATGCTGTTTGTGAACCGCACGTCCAAGACCTATCAGGGCGGCCGCCGGTTCCGCTTCGCTGCTCTGGTGATTCTCGGAGACCGCAATGGCCGTGTGGGCATGGGCATTGGCAAGGCGAAAGAAGTGCCCGTGGCCATCGAGAAGGCCAAGGCGATCGCCCGCAAGAACATGATCACGGTACCGGTGGAGAACGGCACCATTCCCCACGACGTCGTGGGCGAGAACAGCACCAGCCGCGTGCTGCTGAAGCCCGCCGGCCCCGGTACGGGCGTGATCGCCGGAACAGTGCCCCGCTCCATCGCGGAGCTGGCCGGCATCACCAACATGCTCAGCAAGGAGCTCGGCAGCCGCAACAAGGTAAACGTCGCCTACGCGGTGTTTGACGGCCTGAAGAACCTGCGCACCGCCAAGCAGGTGCGGGCGATTCGCGGCACTGATCCCCGGGTGGGCGAGCCGGTGGCCGAGGTGGGAGGTGCTCTGTGA
- the rpmD gene encoding 50S ribosomal protein L30 — MKVTLKRSVIGRPKNQVETVKALGLKKIGDSRELADTPAIRGMIKTVQHLVEVEA; from the coding sequence GTGAAGGTGACCCTCAAGCGCAGCGTGATCGGTCGTCCCAAGAACCAGGTGGAGACCGTCAAGGCGCTCGGCCTGAAAAAGATTGGTGACAGCCGTGAGCTGGCGGATACGCCCGCGATTCGCGGCATGATCAAGACCGTTCAGCATCTGGTGGAGGTGGAAGCGTGA
- the rplO gene encoding 50S ribosomal protein L15 produces MKLHDLTPAPGSRKAKKRVGRGPGGTDKTAGRGHKGQKSRSGAGKGQFFEGGRSTLISRLPKRGFNNVGTTYEVVNLSQLAGVEGDLLDRAALEAAGLVRRKNRPVKLLARGEVTRAVTVHVDAASEAAVRAVEAAGGRVVIAQNAGKPQTEQAE; encoded by the coding sequence GTGAAGCTCCACGATTTGACGCCCGCACCCGGCAGCCGCAAGGCCAAGAAGCGTGTGGGACGTGGTCCCGGCGGCACAGACAAGACGGCGGGCCGTGGCCACAAGGGGCAGAAGTCGCGCAGCGGCGCGGGCAAAGGCCAGTTCTTTGAGGGTGGCCGCAGCACGCTGATCAGCCGCCTGCCCAAGCGCGGGTTTAACAACGTCGGCACGACCTATGAGGTGGTGAACCTCAGCCAACTGGCCGGTGTCGAGGGGGATCTCCTTGACCGGGCCGCATTGGAAGCGGCGGGCCTGGTGCGCCGCAAGAACCGTCCGGTGAAGCTCCTGGCTCGCGGTGAAGTCACGCGTGCGGTGACGGTGCACGTGGACGCGGCCAGCGAGGCAGCCGTGCGGGCGGTGGAGGCGGCGGGCGGCCGCGTCGTGATCGCGCAGAACGCGGGCAAACCTCAGACCGAGCAGGCGGAGTAA